A genomic window from Caldicellulosiruptor kronotskyensis 2002 includes:
- the thiI gene encoding tRNA uracil 4-sulfurtransferase ThiI, whose product MSSKLKALLIRYGELALKGQNRPFFEDTLVRNIKKRLSDIDSVMVKKEQGRIFVENLSEEYFDEAIERLKRVFGIVGITICEVAEKNLGGIKQAAEVVTKSELEKGKRTFKVETKRADKKFELKSPEVSKLIGAHILKKFAEMYGLCVDVHNPEFTLNIEIRDKVYVYSSEEKGIGGMPLGTGGRAHLLLSGGIDSPVAGFMIAKRGVEIEAIHFYSFPYTGEKAKEKVIDLCKVLAKYTDKIKLYIVPFTEIQLSIYENCDERFLTIIMRRFMMKIAQKIAMQNGGLALITGESIGQVASQTMESLFCTQAAVSMPVFRPLIGMDKEEIIRLAKKIGTYDISILPYEDCCTVFVPKHPKTKPKLEQVLAEESKLKAEELIEKAVTNTEWMVIRDR is encoded by the coding sequence ATGAGCTCAAAATTGAAAGCACTACTGATAAGATACGGTGAGCTTGCATTAAAAGGTCAAAATCGTCCTTTTTTTGAGGATACTCTGGTCAGAAATATCAAAAAAAGACTTTCTGACATTGACTCGGTTATGGTTAAAAAGGAGCAGGGCAGAATATTTGTTGAAAATTTGAGTGAGGAATATTTTGATGAAGCTATTGAAAGGCTCAAACGCGTTTTTGGAATTGTAGGAATTACCATATGCGAAGTCGCTGAAAAGAATTTAGGGGGAATAAAGCAGGCTGCTGAAGTTGTTACCAAAAGTGAGCTCGAAAAGGGCAAGAGAACTTTTAAGGTTGAGACTAAGCGAGCAGATAAGAAATTTGAGCTAAAGTCTCCAGAGGTCTCTAAGTTAATAGGTGCGCATATCTTGAAGAAGTTTGCAGAAATGTATGGACTTTGTGTTGATGTTCACAACCCTGAATTTACTTTGAACATTGAAATAAGAGACAAAGTATATGTCTATTCATCAGAAGAAAAAGGTATTGGAGGAATGCCGCTTGGCACAGGTGGCAGGGCGCACCTTCTTTTGTCCGGTGGTATAGACAGTCCTGTTGCCGGCTTTATGATTGCCAAAAGAGGTGTTGAGATAGAAGCAATTCACTTTTACAGTTTTCCTTACACTGGCGAGAAAGCAAAGGAAAAGGTAATAGACTTGTGTAAGGTTTTGGCAAAATACACAGATAAGATAAAGCTCTATATAGTTCCTTTTACTGAAATTCAGCTTTCTATTTATGAAAATTGTGATGAGAGATTCTTGACAATAATAATGAGAAGATTCATGATGAAGATTGCACAAAAGATTGCTATGCAAAACGGTGGACTTGCTTTGATTACCGGTGAGAGCATAGGTCAGGTTGCAAGCCAGACAATGGAAAGTCTGTTTTGCACGCAGGCAGCTGTTTCAATGCCGGTTTTCAGACCGCTCATTGGCATGGACAAGGAAGAGATAATAAGACTTGCAAAGAAGATTGGCACATATGATATCTCTATACTTCCTTATGAAGACTGCTGTACTGTGTTTGTTCCTAAGCATCCAAAAACCAAACCAAAGCTTGAACAAGTTTTGGCTGAGGAAAGCAAGCTCAAGGCAGAAGAACTGATTGAAAAGGCAGTAACAAATACCGAGTGGATGGTGATAAGAGATAGGTGA
- a CDS encoding pseudouridine synthase yields MGEFVRLQKFMAQCGVASRRKCEEIILQGRVKVNGELVNQLGFKVDPEKDVVEVDGKRISPQMQKVYIMLNKPFGVISSAKDEKGRKTVVDLVKDKVNVRVFPVGRLDFDTTGLILLTNDGEFAYKVTHPKHDIEKTYIALIKGIPSKKEIERFEKGLLIDGKMTAPAKFKILKLINGNALVEIKIHEGRNRQIRKMCDQIGHKVLKLKRIAIGKLQLGKLKEGEFVFLDRETANKVFEK; encoded by the coding sequence ATAGGTGAGTTTGTAAGACTTCAGAAATTTATGGCACAGTGCGGTGTTGCTTCCCGGCGTAAGTGTGAAGAGATTATCCTGCAAGGCAGGGTAAAAGTAAACGGAGAGCTTGTGAATCAGCTGGGGTTCAAGGTTGACCCAGAAAAAGATGTGGTTGAAGTAGATGGAAAGAGGATATCCCCGCAGATGCAGAAGGTATATATAATGCTTAACAAACCTTTTGGTGTCATTTCTTCTGCAAAGGATGAAAAGGGAAGAAAAACAGTGGTTGATTTAGTCAAGGACAAAGTAAATGTGAGGGTATTTCCTGTGGGGAGGCTTGATTTTGATACAACTGGCTTGATTCTTCTTACAAATGATGGAGAATTTGCATATAAAGTCACACACCCAAAACACGATATTGAAAAGACCTATATAGCCTTAATCAAAGGCATTCCTTCTAAGAAAGAGATAGAAAGGTTTGAAAAAGGACTTTTAATAGATGGGAAAATGACTGCGCCTGCCAAATTTAAGATTTTAAAGCTCATAAATGGTAATGCTCTGGTTGAGATAAAAATCCATGAGGGAAGGAATAGGCAGATAAGAAAAATGTGTGACCAAATTGGTCATAAGGTTTTGAAGTTAAAAAGAATTGCAATTGGCAAACTCCAGCTTGGAAAACTAAAAGAAGGGGAATTTGTTTTCTTAGATAGAGAAACAGCAAACAAGGTGTTTGAAAAATGA
- a CDS encoding aminopeptidase: MTDERLKLLAKNLIEYSVELKEGENILIELIGQEIELANQLVKLSYLKGAKPFLWLKHPTLLRTLLLSATEEQIEMIAQNERDLMEKMDAYIGIRSSPNPFELSDVPDEKMNLYQRIWFHKVHGEVRVPKTKWCILRYPNYSMAQQAKMSLEEFEDFYFNVCNLDYSKMSKAMDALVELMQNTDEVRIVAKDTDLRFSIKGMKAVKCDGHMNIPDGEVYTAPVKNSVNGYITYNTPSNYAGFKFENIRFEFKDGKIVKATANNTEKLNKILDTDEGARYIGEFSIGLNPYITKPMEDTLFDEKIAGSIHFTPGSAYEDADNGNRSAVHWDIVLIQTPEYGGGEIYFDGKLIRKDGRFVIKDLEGLNPENLK; the protein is encoded by the coding sequence TTGACTGATGAGAGGTTAAAACTTCTTGCAAAAAACCTTATTGAGTATTCGGTTGAATTAAAAGAAGGCGAGAACATTTTAATTGAGCTTATTGGACAGGAGATTGAACTTGCAAATCAACTTGTAAAACTTTCATATTTAAAAGGTGCAAAACCATTTTTGTGGTTAAAACATCCAACACTACTTAGAACTCTTCTTTTGAGTGCAACAGAAGAGCAGATAGAAATGATCGCTCAAAATGAAAGAGATCTTATGGAAAAGATGGATGCATATATAGGTATTAGATCTTCACCAAATCCATTTGAACTTTCAGATGTTCCAGACGAGAAGATGAATCTGTATCAAAGAATATGGTTTCACAAAGTTCACGGAGAAGTCAGAGTTCCAAAGACGAAATGGTGCATATTAAGATACCCCAACTATTCGATGGCACAACAGGCAAAGATGAGTTTGGAAGAGTTTGAAGATTTTTATTTTAACGTTTGCAATCTTGACTATAGCAAAATGTCGAAAGCAATGGATGCTTTGGTAGAGCTTATGCAAAACACAGATGAGGTTCGGATAGTTGCAAAAGACACAGATTTGAGATTTTCAATTAAAGGCATGAAAGCTGTCAAATGCGATGGTCACATGAATATTCCCGATGGTGAGGTATACACTGCGCCTGTCAAGAATTCTGTAAATGGTTATATAACATACAATACACCTTCGAACTATGCAGGGTTCAAGTTTGAAAATATAAGATTTGAATTTAAAGATGGAAAGATTGTAAAGGCAACTGCTAACAATACAGAAAAGCTCAACAAGATATTGGATACTGACGAGGGTGCAAGGTATATTGGTGAATTTTCAATTGGTCTGAATCCATATATTACAAAGCCCATGGAAGACACACTTTTCGATGAGAAGATTGCGGGAAGCATCCATTTTACCCCAGGTAGCGCATATGAGGATGCTGACAATGGCAACAGATCAGCTGTGCATTGGGACATTGTACTCATTCAAACACCTGAATATGGTGGTGGGGAAATTTACTTTGATGGAAAGCTCATTAGAAAAGATGGAAGATTTGTGATAAAAGATCTGGAAGGCTTAAACCCAGAGAACTTAAAATAG
- the argF gene encoding ornithine carbamoyltransferase has product MRHFLHLNDLSKEDILYLVELASKLKKEAKRGFYFPYLKNKALGLIFTKASTRTRVSFEVGIHQLGGYSLYLGKNDLQLGRGETIEDTAKVLSRYLDLIVIRTYEQKEVEEFAKYSSIPVINGLTDDYHPTQIIADFQTIFEEKGRLSNLKIAYVGDGNNVAATLLVGAAKLGLDIAVATPPGYEIKKEVVDFALDEAKKSKSNIIFTYSPKEAVKDADVVYTDTWVSMGQEEEKEKRIRDFEGYQVDSSLMKLAKDDAIFLHCLPAYRGFEVTSEVIDGPQSRVFDEAENRLHAHKAIMIFVCVGKI; this is encoded by the coding sequence ATGAGACATTTTCTTCATCTAAATGACCTTTCAAAAGAAGATATTCTGTATTTAGTTGAACTTGCAAGTAAGTTAAAAAAAGAAGCTAAAAGAGGTTTTTATTTCCCTTACTTAAAGAACAAAGCGTTGGGACTTATATTTACAAAGGCTTCAACAAGGACACGTGTATCATTTGAAGTGGGAATCCATCAGCTTGGCGGATATTCACTCTATCTTGGGAAAAATGACCTTCAGCTTGGCAGAGGTGAAACAATAGAGGATACAGCAAAGGTTCTGTCGCGATACCTTGACCTAATTGTTATAAGAACATATGAACAAAAAGAGGTTGAAGAGTTTGCAAAATACTCTTCCATCCCAGTTATAAATGGGCTTACTGATGATTATCATCCAACCCAAATCATAGCTGATTTTCAGACAATTTTTGAGGAGAAAGGAAGGCTCAGTAATCTAAAAATTGCATATGTAGGAGACGGCAACAACGTAGCAGCCACACTTTTGGTAGGCGCAGCAAAACTTGGTCTCGACATTGCAGTTGCAACTCCACCCGGCTATGAAATAAAGAAGGAAGTTGTAGACTTTGCACTTGATGAAGCAAAAAAGAGCAAAAGCAACATCATCTTTACTTATAGTCCAAAAGAGGCTGTAAAAGATGCTGATGTTGTCTATACAGACACATGGGTTTCGATGGGACAGGAAGAAGAAAAGGAAAAAAGAATAAGGGATTTTGAAGGATATCAGGTAGACAGCTCTCTTATGAAATTAGCAAAGGATGATGCGATATTCTTGCATTGTCTTCCAGCATACAGAGGGTTCGAAGTAACCTCAGAGGTTATAGACGGTCCGCAATCGAGGGTATTTGATGAGGCAGAAAATAGGCTTCACGCTCACAAGGCTATAATGATTTTTGTGTGTGTTGGGAAAATCTGA
- the carB gene encoding carbamoyl-phosphate synthase (glutamine-hydrolyzing) large subunit, giving the protein MPKRKDIKKVLIIGSGPIVIGQAAEFDYSGTQACRALKEEGIEVVLVNSNPATIMTDTEIADRVYIEPISVDYIEEIIKKERPQGLLAGLGGQTALNMAFELAEAGILEKYGVCLLGTSLETIKKAEDRELFKKTMIEIGEPVPKSIIAHSVQEAIEFAREVGYPVIVRPAYTLGGTGGGIAYNEEELRYIASKGLKLSLIHQVLIEQSVLGWKEIEYEVMRDSNDNCITVCNMENIDPVGIHTGDSIVVAPSQTLSDKEYQMLRSASLNIIRSLKIEGGCNVQFALNPNNMEYVVIEVNPRVSRSSALASKATGYPIARIAAKIAIGLTLDEIINPITQNTYASFEPSIDYVVVKVPRWPFDKFEKADRRLGTQMKSTGEVMAIGRTFEEAFLKAIDSLDVKINYQLGLKKFEEMPDDQLLEYIKTPNDERVFAICEALSRNYDCKFISDLSKIDYFFIEKFKNIVDMSKQLKKYDIESLPYDLLQKAKRLGFGDSYIANLLKEDVDEVIEIREKCKLKPSFKMVDTCAGEFEAKTPYFYSTYEKETDLVVSSKPKAIVIGSGPIRIGQGIEFDYCCVHSIFALKEEGVEAIIINNNPETVSTDFDTSDKLFFEPLTKECVLDIIKQEKPMGVIVQFGGQTAINMASYLAKNGVKILGTSMESIDTAEDRDKFLNLLKNLNIPYPPGGAAYSLEDAVKVAQQIGYPVLVRPSYVLGGRAMEIVYSREELEKYIKAAIEISIKHPILIDKYILGKEAEVDGISDGEDVLIPGIMEHIERAGVHSGDSMAVFPPHTLSEKVKEKIIDYTIKLARALRVVGLFNIQFVIDKDENVYVIEVNPRASRTVPILSKVTGIPMIKIATKLILGKKLKDLGYQTGLVKEPDFFAVKAPVFSFSKLSKVDAYLGPEMKSTGEVLGISKNLKVALYKAFISSNHKFMKNGSCLILAPESEKDAIQQIIRKLYEVNYKVFLVDSMKDYIKGLNVEFIDKETAQKLLLEDKFSFVINIPSKDKMQEFGFVLRRLSVEFGITTLTSIDTALYYVDVLSSLDEIEKDIYCLNDLFKDERMKCYETFSSSK; this is encoded by the coding sequence ATGCCAAAGAGAAAAGACATAAAAAAGGTTTTGATAATAGGCTCTGGTCCGATAGTAATTGGGCAGGCTGCTGAGTTTGACTATTCAGGAACTCAGGCCTGCCGCGCTTTAAAAGAAGAAGGAATAGAAGTTGTACTTGTAAACTCCAACCCCGCAACAATCATGACTGATACAGAAATTGCTGACAGGGTATATATTGAACCAATTTCAGTTGACTATATCGAAGAAATAATCAAAAAAGAAAGACCACAAGGACTTTTGGCTGGACTTGGTGGTCAGACAGCACTCAATATGGCATTTGAGCTTGCCGAAGCAGGAATTTTGGAAAAGTACGGAGTTTGCCTTCTTGGAACATCGCTTGAAACAATTAAAAAGGCAGAAGACAGGGAACTTTTTAAAAAGACCATGATTGAAATTGGAGAACCTGTGCCAAAAAGCATCATAGCACACTCTGTACAAGAAGCTATAGAATTTGCAAGAGAAGTTGGATATCCTGTTATTGTTCGTCCTGCCTATACCCTTGGCGGCACAGGCGGTGGAATTGCTTACAATGAAGAAGAATTAAGATATATTGCAAGCAAAGGATTGAAACTTTCTTTAATTCATCAAGTATTGATTGAACAAAGTGTCCTTGGCTGGAAAGAAATAGAATATGAGGTCATGAGGGACAGCAACGACAATTGCATCACAGTGTGCAACATGGAAAACATAGACCCTGTGGGAATTCACACAGGTGATAGTATTGTTGTTGCCCCATCTCAAACTCTTTCTGATAAAGAGTATCAGATGCTGCGAAGTGCTTCTTTAAACATAATAAGAAGTCTTAAAATTGAGGGCGGATGCAATGTTCAGTTTGCACTAAATCCAAACAATATGGAATATGTAGTAATTGAGGTAAATCCAAGAGTGAGCCGTTCGTCTGCCTTAGCATCAAAAGCTACAGGATATCCTATTGCTCGAATTGCTGCCAAAATAGCAATTGGGCTTACACTTGATGAAATAATAAATCCTATCACCCAAAACACATATGCAAGCTTTGAACCGTCTATAGACTATGTTGTTGTAAAAGTGCCCAGATGGCCGTTTGACAAGTTCGAAAAGGCAGACAGACGACTTGGCACACAGATGAAGTCAACTGGCGAGGTCATGGCTATTGGAAGAACATTTGAAGAAGCTTTTTTAAAAGCAATAGATTCACTGGATGTCAAGATTAATTATCAGCTTGGTCTTAAGAAATTTGAAGAAATGCCAGATGACCAACTTTTAGAGTATATAAAAACTCCAAACGATGAGAGAGTTTTCGCAATATGCGAAGCTCTTTCCCGAAATTATGACTGCAAGTTCATCTCAGACCTCAGCAAGATTGATTACTTCTTTATTGAAAAGTTCAAAAACATAGTTGATATGTCAAAACAGCTCAAAAAATATGACATAGAATCACTGCCATATGACCTTTTACAAAAAGCTAAAAGGCTTGGGTTTGGTGACTCATACATTGCAAATCTTTTAAAAGAAGATGTGGACGAGGTAATAGAAATAAGAGAGAAATGTAAGCTAAAACCTTCTTTCAAGATGGTTGACACCTGTGCAGGTGAGTTTGAAGCAAAAACACCATATTTTTATTCCACATACGAAAAAGAAACTGACTTAGTTGTAAGTTCAAAGCCCAAGGCAATTGTAATAGGTTCAGGACCAATTCGAATTGGTCAGGGAATTGAATTTGATTATTGCTGTGTTCATTCAATATTCGCGTTAAAAGAAGAAGGAGTTGAAGCTATAATCATCAATAACAATCCTGAAACAGTATCAACTGACTTTGATACATCAGACAAGCTCTTTTTTGAACCTCTTACAAAAGAATGTGTTTTAGACATAATAAAACAGGAAAAACCAATGGGCGTAATAGTTCAATTTGGTGGTCAGACTGCAATAAATATGGCTTCATACCTTGCAAAAAACGGTGTGAAGATTTTAGGAACTTCTATGGAAAGTATTGACACTGCAGAGGATAGAGACAAGTTTTTGAATCTTCTCAAAAACCTCAATATTCCTTATCCTCCAGGTGGGGCTGCATACAGCTTGGAAGATGCGGTGAAGGTTGCTCAGCAAATTGGCTATCCTGTTCTGGTAAGACCATCTTATGTTCTTGGCGGAAGGGCAATGGAGATTGTCTACAGCCGCGAGGAGCTTGAAAAATACATCAAAGCTGCAATTGAGATATCAATAAAACATCCTATTTTGATCGATAAATACATCCTTGGAAAAGAAGCTGAAGTTGATGGAATCTCGGATGGAGAAGATGTGTTAATACCTGGGATCATGGAACATATTGAAAGAGCTGGTGTTCATTCTGGAGACAGCATGGCAGTGTTTCCTCCCCATACACTCTCTGAAAAGGTAAAAGAAAAAATTATTGATTACACTATAAAACTTGCCCGCGCCTTGAGAGTTGTAGGACTTTTCAATATTCAATTTGTAATTGACAAAGATGAAAATGTTTATGTAATAGAAGTAAATCCTCGGGCAAGCAGAACTGTGCCAATTTTGAGCAAGGTTACGGGAATTCCTATGATAAAGATTGCAACTAAACTCATACTTGGCAAAAAGCTCAAAGATTTGGGATACCAAACTGGGCTTGTAAAAGAACCAGACTTTTTTGCAGTAAAAGCTCCTGTATTTTCGTTTTCCAAATTATCAAAGGTTGATGCATACTTGGGACCAGAGATGAAATCCACCGGCGAAGTTCTTGGTATCTCCAAAAATCTAAAAGTTGCTCTTTACAAAGCTTTCATATCCTCCAATCACAAATTTATGAAAAACGGAAGCTGCTTGATTTTAGCACCTGAAAGTGAAAAGGATGCTATACAGCAGATTATACGAAAACTATATGAAGTAAACTACAAAGTGTTCCTCGTAGATAGCATGAAAGATTATATAAAAGGCTTAAATGTAGAGTTTATAGACAAAGAGACTGCTCAAAAGTTGCTACTTGAAGACAAGTTCTCGTTTGTAATAAATATTCCATCCAAAGACAAAATGCAAGAGTTTGGTTTTGTTTTGCGAAGACTTTCTGTTGAGTTTGGAATCACAACATTGACATCGATTGACACAGCACTGTATTATGTGGACGTTCTATCTTCACTGGATGAGATTGAAAAAGATATCTATTGCTTGAATGATTTATTTAAAGATGAAAGGATGAAGTGTTATGAGACATTTTCTTCATCTAAATGA
- the carA gene encoding glutamine-hydrolyzing carbamoyl-phosphate synthase small subunit — translation MKKAVLVLEDGLTFEGISLGSEGETIGEIVFNTCMTGYQEVLTDPSYNGQIVTMTYPLIGNYGINSEDVESYKPHVEGFIVREACKTPSNFRAQKTLHEYLKENNIVAIEGVDTRAITEHIRNKGSMLGIISTETDNKEILLSKIFEYKKQKPSLVKEVSTTQVYRIEGNGKKVAVLDFGIKQNILRELSKRGLDLYVFPYNSSLDQIMNINPEGFVFSNGPGDPTDLEEIFPTLKQIIELKKPILGICLGHQLLGLCLGLKTYKLKFGHHGGNHPVKDLISGKVYITSQNHNYAIEYKEYEKIKITHVNVNDKTVEGFAHLDLPIVSVQYHPEASPGPHDSKYIFDQFTKLLNGV, via the coding sequence ATGAAAAAAGCGGTACTTGTTTTAGAAGACGGGCTGACATTTGAAGGAATTTCACTTGGTAGTGAAGGTGAAACAATTGGTGAAATTGTATTCAATACATGCATGACAGGATACCAAGAGGTACTGACTGACCCTTCCTACAATGGTCAGATTGTTACAATGACATACCCTCTTATAGGCAACTACGGAATAAATAGTGAAGATGTGGAGTCATACAAACCTCATGTTGAAGGTTTTATTGTAAGAGAGGCATGTAAAACACCTTCAAATTTCAGGGCTCAGAAGACATTGCATGAATATTTAAAAGAGAATAATATTGTGGCAATTGAGGGTGTTGATACACGAGCTATAACAGAACACATACGAAATAAAGGCTCAATGCTTGGTATTATCTCAACAGAGACCGACAATAAAGAGATACTCCTGAGCAAAATATTTGAGTATAAAAAACAAAAGCCATCTTTGGTAAAAGAGGTTTCGACCACTCAGGTTTACAGAATTGAAGGCAATGGCAAGAAGGTTGCTGTTTTAGATTTTGGAATAAAGCAAAACATCTTGAGAGAACTTTCAAAAAGAGGGCTTGATTTATATGTGTTTCCGTATAATAGCTCTCTTGACCAAATCATGAATATTAATCCAGAAGGGTTTGTATTTTCAAACGGACCGGGTGATCCTACTGACTTAGAAGAAATCTTCCCCACTTTGAAACAAATAATAGAGCTAAAAAAACCTATCCTTGGAATCTGTCTTGGCCATCAGCTTTTAGGTTTGTGTTTAGGACTTAAGACATACAAGCTGAAATTTGGTCACCATGGAGGAAACCACCCGGTAAAAGACTTGATTTCCGGCAAGGTTTATATAACCTCACAGAATCATAACTATGCAATTGAATATAAAGAATATGAAAAAATAAAAATCACACATGTAAATGTAAATGATAAAACTGTTGAGGGGTTTGCTCATCTTGATTTGCCTATAGTATCTGTTCAATACCATCCTGAGGCAAGCCCGGGTCCACATGACTCAAAATATATATTTGACCAATTTACTAAGCTTTTGAATGGAGTGTAG
- the asnB gene encoding asparagine synthase (glutamine-hydrolyzing), whose product MCGFSGWICFCSDISEFQDVITKMTDVLSHRGPDEEGYYITKHALLGHKRLTIIDPEGGKQPMIKFHGQEKFIIVYNGELYNTQELRAKLQSLGYHFSSYSDTEVVLTSYIQWKEECVKYLNGIFAFAVFNETKNELFISRDHLGVKPLFFSIKNDNFIFASEIKALLKHPLISTKVNKEGIFELIGLCPARSPFSAIFKDIIELPPAHYVVYSEDRYEIKEYWQLKPEKFDNTVDETIEIVKNLVTDAITRQLVSDFEICCFLSGGLDSTIITTISTNQLRKEGRRLKSFSIEYKDNVKYYKSNQYQPTLDSTYAKIASKSIGTDHIVVEIDNELLCNALTLATVANDLPGMADIDSSLLLFTNQVRKYAKVALSGECADEIFGGYPWYWREDYKNFETFPWSPSLEFRKNLLSQKYSKSELEEYVNSKYKESVGKVNYLDSDSQEDVRHRILYYLNVKWFMVTLLNRKDRMSMANSLEVRVPFADYRIVELLYNVPWKIKYLKNMEKGLLRCSFEGIIPDEIKNRKKSPYPKTYNPEYLKKTKEKVLEIIKDNSPIFEIIDKTYLKIITDKEYFPLDKPWFGQLMTLPQFFGYIIQLDYWAKTYNVDFE is encoded by the coding sequence ATGTGCGGATTTAGCGGATGGATATGTTTTTGCTCAGACATTTCTGAATTCCAGGATGTAATAACAAAGATGACAGATGTACTTAGTCACCGCGGACCTGATGAAGAAGGCTATTATATCACCAAACATGCTCTGCTCGGGCACAAACGACTCACCATTATTGACCCTGAAGGTGGCAAACAGCCAATGATCAAATTTCATGGTCAAGAAAAATTCATTATAGTCTATAACGGTGAGCTTTACAATACTCAAGAACTTCGGGCAAAGCTTCAAAGCTTAGGGTATCATTTCAGTTCATACTCAGATACCGAAGTTGTGTTGACTTCATATATTCAATGGAAAGAAGAGTGTGTGAAATATTTAAATGGTATATTTGCTTTTGCAGTTTTTAATGAAACCAAAAATGAGCTTTTTATATCTCGGGATCATTTAGGAGTAAAACCGCTATTTTTCTCTATTAAAAATGACAATTTTATTTTTGCTTCAGAAATAAAAGCTCTTTTAAAGCACCCTTTAATATCCACGAAGGTAAACAAAGAGGGTATTTTTGAGCTTATAGGTCTTTGCCCTGCAAGGTCTCCATTTTCAGCAATTTTTAAGGACATTATAGAACTTCCTCCTGCCCATTATGTAGTGTATAGCGAAGATAGATATGAAATAAAAGAATATTGGCAGTTAAAACCTGAAAAGTTTGATAACACCGTAGATGAAACCATTGAGATTGTAAAAAACTTGGTTACAGATGCAATAACAAGGCAGCTTGTTTCTGACTTTGAAATATGTTGCTTTTTGTCAGGCGGGTTGGATTCAACCATTATCACAACAATTTCTACCAACCAGTTAAGAAAAGAAGGTAGAAGATTAAAAAGTTTTTCTATAGAGTATAAGGATAATGTAAAATATTATAAATCCAATCAGTATCAGCCCACATTAGACAGCACCTATGCCAAGATAGCTTCAAAAAGTATAGGTACAGACCACATTGTAGTTGAAATTGACAATGAACTCTTATGCAATGCCCTCACCCTTGCCACAGTTGCAAATGACCTTCCTGGCATGGCTGACATTGACTCATCACTGCTTCTCTTTACAAACCAAGTGAGAAAATATGCAAAGGTTGCCCTATCGGGTGAGTGTGCTGACGAGATTTTTGGTGGATATCCATGGTATTGGAGAGAGGATTATAAAAATTTCGAAACCTTTCCATGGTCGCCTTCATTAGAATTTAGAAAAAATCTTCTGTCGCAAAAATATTCAAAATCAGAGCTTGAAGAGTATGTTAACTCAAAGTATAAAGAGTCGGTAGGAAAAGTAAACTATCTTGACAGTGACTCTCAGGAAGATGTAAGACATAGAATTTTGTACTACTTGAATGTTAAGTGGTTTATGGTAACGCTTTTAAACAGAAAAGATAGAATGAGCATGGCAAATTCTTTGGAAGTAAGAGTTCCATTTGCAGATTATAGAATTGTAGAACTTTTGTACAACGTTCCTTGGAAAATTAAATACCTTAAAAATATGGAAAAAGGCCTTTTAAGATGCTCATTTGAAGGAATTATTCCTGATGAAATAAAGAACCGCAAAAAAAGTCCTTATCCTAAAACCTATAATCCTGAGTATCTCAAAAAAACAAAGGAAAAGGTTTTAGAGATTATAAAAGATAACTCTCCCATATTTGAGATAATAGATAAGACTTACTTGAAAATCATAACAGATAAAGAATATTTCCCATTGGATAAACCTTGGTTTGGTCAGTTAATGACCCTTCCCCAATTTTTTGGATATATTATCCAGCTTGATTATTGGGCAAAGACCTACAATGTAGATTTCGAATAA